One window of Marmota flaviventris isolate mMarFla1 chromosome 5, mMarFla1.hap1, whole genome shotgun sequence genomic DNA carries:
- the LOC114107595 gene encoding olfactory receptor 2Y1-like, with product MGSFNTSSGESFILVGFSDWPQLEILLFVFILIFYSLTLLGNTTIIILSRIDPRLHTPMYFFLSHLSFLDLCFTTSTVPQLLINLQGLDRTISYGGCVAQLFIYLALGSTECVLLVVMAIDRYAAVCRPLHYTTIMHPLLCQALAITSWVGGFMNSLIQTGLMMAIPLCGHQLNHFFCEMPVFLKLACEDTGGTEAKMFVARVIILVVPAALILVSYVYIAKAILKVKSMAGRRKAFGTCGSHLLVVFLFYGSAIYTYLQPIHSYSEKEGKFVALFYTIVTPILNPLIYTLRNKDVKGALWKVLRRSRDSG from the coding sequence ATGGGAAGTTTCAACACCAGTTCTGGAGAGAGCTTCATTTTGGTGGGCTTCTCAGATTGGCCTCAACTGGAGATCCtcctttttgtctttattttgattttctacTCCCTAACTCTCTTGGGcaacaccaccatcatcattcTCTCCAGAATAGACCCTCGACTGCACACgcccatgtatttcttcctctcccacctctcCTTCCTGGACCTTTGCTTTACCACCAGCACTGTGCCTCAGCTCCTAATCAACCTTCAGGGACTGGACCGGACAATCAGCTATGGAGGGTGTGTGGCCCAGCTCTTTATCTACCTTGCCCTGGGCTCCACTGAGTGTGTGCTCCTGGTGGTGATGGCCATTGATCGCTATGCAGCTGTGTGTCGTCCACTCCACTACACAACCATCATGCACCCCCTTCTCTGCCAGGCATTAGCTATCACATCCTGGGTAGGAGGATTCATGAACTCTCTGATTCAGACAGGCCTCATGATGGCCATACCTCTCTGTGGCCATCAACTGAACCACTTTTTCTGTGAGATGCCTGTATTCCTGAAGTTGGCCTGTGAGGACACAGGAGGCACAGAGGCCAAGATGTTTGTGGCCCGAGTCATAATCTTGGTTGTGCCTGCAGCACTGATTCTAGTCTCTTATGTGTACATTGCTAAGGCAATACTGAAGGTCAAATCAATGGCTGGGCGCAGAAAGGCTTTTGGAACATGTGGGTCCCACCTGCTGGTTGTTTTCCTCTTCTATGGCTCAGCCATTTACACGTACCTCCAACCTATCCACAGTTATTCTGAGAAGGAGGGAAAATTTGTTGCCCTTTTTTACACTATAGTCACTCCCATTCTCAATCCTCTAATTTATACCCTAAGAAACAAGGATGTGAAGGGAGCTCTGTGGAAAGTACTAAGAAGAAGCAGAGACTCAGGTTAA